The proteins below are encoded in one region of Mya arenaria isolate MELC-2E11 chromosome 15, ASM2691426v1:
- the LOC128218710 gene encoding excitatory amino acid transporter-like → MTKETSSLTTGQPVHHASSGPREPMAKRACLRVVKGLMDNLLLFTTLFGVIFGFVLGFAVRPSHPSEEALMWIGLPGQLYLRLLKMMIIPLIGCSVICGAAALDPKANGKISLIALVFIISTNALGSAMGIGSVYMFNPGKGEERHADTNIEGNMQTGDILADLIRNIIPDNLFEATFAQTQTKYKIETRLVEVNTTDGIKNETMKTTKRYLGKMDNANIIGLIFACTLLGLAAAGLKEKGKPFLDFISSVSDTVIVVVRWFMWTTPVGVISLIGVSIASIDSVQDVFAQLGLFIAAITVGIAVQQLVVMCAIFFVFTRQNPYKFLLSIARPWMIAFAATSTAVAIPEMIAACEGKNNIDKRVARFVIPFSVTISCNGSAMYIAGATCFVANLTGTPLNIADGLLIWLLVTISAMAIPSVPSASIMTTIMVLSSMNIPAEDIALLLAIEWYLDRLRSTSSVVSHTICTAVVYSLCKGDLDKIDEKHHMPRNETDVTIVIDNSAMDDDIKLNGKTRGSTNGATLGGSFNSMQSSFGSSESSV, encoded by the exons ATGACAAAAGAGACATCATCGCTCACCACTGGGCAGCCCGTCCATCATGCGAGTAGCGGGCCCAGGGAGCCAATGGCCAAGCGGGCTTGTTTGAGAGTGGTCAAGGGTTTGATGGACAACCTACTTCTTTTCACCACACTTTTTGGCGTCATATTCGGGTTTGTCCTTGGTTTTGCAGTACGACCTTCACATCCTTCCGAGGAAGCGTTAATGTGGATCG GTTTACCCGGTCAGCTGTATCTGCGGCTGCTGAAGATGATGATTATTCCCCTAATTGGATGCAGCGTTATATGTG GGGCGGCAGCGCTGGACCCGAAAGCCAATGGAAAGATCAGTTTAATAGCATTAGTTTTCATTATCTCCACAAATGCTCTTGGCTCGGCAATGGGAATAGGATCCGTTTACATGTTCAACCCTG GGAAAGGTGAAGAACGACATGCGGACACGAACATCGAGGGGAACATGCAGACTGGCGATATTCTGGCTGATCTTATCAG aaacataATTCCAGATAACCTGTTTGAAGCAACGTTCGCTCAAACtcagacaaaatataaaattgaaacacgCTTAGTTGAGGTCAACACCACAGACGGCATAAAGAACGAAACAATGAAGACCACGAAAAGGTACCTCGGCAAGATGGACAACGCTAATATCATAG GGCTCATATTCGCCTGCACGTTGCTGGGTTTAGCAGCAGCTGGGTTGAAGGAAAAGGGGAAACCTTTTTTGGATTTCATTTCCTCAGTATCAGACACTGTGATTGTTGTCGTTCGATGGTTCATGTG GACCACCCCTGTGGGAGTGATCAGTCTTATCGGGGTCTCAATCGCCAGTATCGACAGTGTTCAGGATGTTTTCGCCCAGCTAGGACTCTTCATCGCTGCCATCACGGTCGGCATTGCAGTCCAGCAGCTTGTTGTCATGTGCGCCATTTTCTTCGTCTTCACTCGGCAAAATCCTTACAAGTTTCTCCTCAGTATTGCACGACCTTGGATGATCGCCTTCGCCGCCACTAGCAC AGCGGTTGCTATACCGGAAATGATTGCTGCCTGCGAAGGAAAGAACAATATTGACAAACGGGTAGCTCGGTTCGTCATTCCGTTCAGTGTCACTATCAGCTGCAACGGAAGTGCTATGTATATCGCTGGAGCTACGTGCTTCGTAGCAAACTTAACCGGCACGCCGCTGAACATCGCCGACGGCCTATTGATCTG GTTACTGGTGACCATCTCAGCGATGGCCATCCCGTCAGTACCTAGTGCAAGCATTATGACAACTATCATGGTCTTGTCGTCCATGAACATTCCTGCCGAAGACATTGCCTTGCTTCTCGCCATCGAGTGGTACCT GGACCGTCTTCGATCGACAAGCAGTGTTGTGAGCCACACGATCTGTACCGCCGTAGTTTATAGCCTTTGCAAGGGCGACCTGgacaaaattgatgaaaaacatCACATGCCGAGAAACGAAACAGACGTCACAATCGTTATTGACAACAGCGCGATGGACGACGACATTAAACTGAATGGAAAAACGAGAGGCTCCACTAATGGTGCAACTCTTGGAGGGTCATTTAATTCCATGCAGTCGTCTTTTGGGTCCAGTGAATCTAGTGTGTAA